One Streptococcus sp. zg-86 DNA window includes the following coding sequences:
- a CDS encoding ABC transporter permease, producing MSKDKKLDKNTASTPPGGLRVIAREFAKDKVALVSLFLLVAILVGVFVGAILLNQEEVMKVNLLGRYLEPGIDGHILGTDEGGKDIFGQLIIGARNSIVIGFSITIITSIVGVSLGIVAGYYGGRFDGFLMRIVDFILILPSLMMIIVFVTVVKNYTIYHFIFIMSLFAWTYKARLFRTRTLSEASLDYVSASKTLGTSDFMIMFREILPNLSSLIIVNLTLNFAGNIGIETSLTYLGFGLPATVPSLGTLISNARNADILENKTWIWLPAAVFILVMMLCINYIGQAFQRAADAKQRLG from the coding sequence GTGAGTAAAGATAAAAAATTAGATAAAAACACGGCATCTACTCCTCCAGGGGGATTACGTGTTATTGCTAGAGAATTTGCAAAAGATAAAGTAGCTTTGGTTTCGCTATTTCTATTAGTAGCTATCTTAGTTGGAGTATTTGTCGGGGCGATTCTTCTTAATCAAGAAGAAGTAATGAAAGTAAACCTGCTTGGACGCTACCTAGAGCCGGGAATAGATGGTCATATCTTAGGAACGGACGAGGGTGGCAAAGACATTTTTGGTCAACTGATTATCGGGGCTCGTAATTCGATTGTGATTGGATTCTCTATTACCATTATTACAAGTATTGTTGGAGTTTCACTTGGTATCGTTGCTGGTTACTACGGTGGACGCTTCGATGGTTTCCTGATGCGAATTGTTGACTTTATCTTGATTTTGCCAAGTTTGATGATGATTATTGTATTTGTTACAGTTGTTAAAAACTATACAATCTATCACTTTATCTTCATTATGAGTTTGTTTGCTTGGACATATAAGGCAAGGCTCTTCAGAACAAGAACTCTATCTGAAGCAAGCTTAGACTACGTAAGCGCATCAAAAACCTTGGGAACAAGTGATTTCATGATTATGTTCCGTGAGATTTTGCCAAACCTTAGTTCGTTGATTATTGTTAACCTTACATTGAACTTTGCAGGAAATATCGGGATTGAAACTTCCCTTACTTACTTAGGTTTTGGTCTTCCTGCAACTGTACCAAGTTTGGGAACCTTAATTTCAAATGCTCGAAATGCAGATATCTTGGAAAACAAAACTTGGATTTGGCTACCAGCTGCAGTCTTTATCTTAGTGATGATGTTATGTATTAACTATATTGGACAGGCCTTCCAACGCGCTGCTGATGCAAAACAACGTCTAGGATAG
- the tnpB gene encoding IS66 family insertion sequence element accessory protein TnpB (TnpB, as the term is used for proteins encoded by IS66 family insertion elements, is considered an accessory protein, since TnpC, encoded by a neighboring gene, is a DDE family transposase.), giving the protein MRLNDLGQVYFVCGKTDMRQGIDSLAYLVKSQFNLYSFSGQVYLFCGGRKDRFKALYWDGQGFWMLYKRFENGKLTWSNDENEVRALTSEQVDWLMKGFSIRLK; this is encoded by the coding sequence ATCCGACTCAATGATTTAGGGCAAGTCTATTTTGTTTGTGGGAAAACCGATATGAGACAGGGCATTGATTCTCTGGCCTATCTTGTCAAAAGTCAGTTCAACCTGTATTCCTTCTCAGGTCAGGTTTATCTTTTCTGTGGAGGTCGAAAAGACCGGTTCAAAGCTCTTTACTGGGACGGACAAGGATTTTGGATGCTTTATAAGCGTTTTGAGAATGGGAAATTGACTTGGTCTAATGATGAAAATGAAGTAAGAGCCTTAACATCAGAACAAGTTGATTGGCTCATGAAAGGATTTTCAATCCGTCTAAAATAA
- a CDS encoding DUF960 domain-containing protein, translated as MAFTNTTGRYASFSTVTSLPGNVIDSIWYIIDNYLKHVIPLKSIIRFQLTNNKGKITVTFSQEHYQNAISIDLQIPFDPLYPRKLLVIDKKGQETIVLPDELQF; from the coding sequence ATGGCATTTACAAATACTACCGGAAGATATGCTAGCTTCAGCACTGTCACCTCATTACCTGGTAACGTGATTGATAGCATTTGGTATATCATTGACAACTACCTAAAACACGTTATCCCCTTGAAATCCATTATCCGATTTCAACTCACAAATAACAAAGGAAAAATAACCGTCACCTTTTCACAAGAACATTATCAAAATGCTATCTCCATTGACCTCCAGATTCCCTTTGACCCACTCTATCCGCGAAAATTACTTGTAATTGATAAAAAAGGCCAGGAAACTATTGTCTTACCAGATGAATTGCAGTTCTGA
- the ntdP gene encoding nucleoside tri-diphosphate phosphatase, with amino-acid sequence MKLPKEGDFITIQSYKHDGLLHRTWRDTMVLKTTENAIIGVNNHTLVTENDGRRWVTREPAIVYFHKKYWFNIIAMIRENGVSYYCNLASPFVLDNEALKYIDYDLDVKVFVDGEKRLLDVDEYERHRRQMNYPTDIDFILKENVKILVDWINNKRGPFSQAYVNIWYKRYLELRNR; translated from the coding sequence GTGAAATTACCAAAAGAAGGCGACTTTATTACAATTCAGAGTTATAAACATGATGGCTTATTGCACCGCACCTGGCGCGATACCATGGTACTAAAAACAACAGAAAATGCTATTATCGGTGTAAACAACCATACCTTGGTCACCGAAAATGATGGCAGACGTTGGGTCACCAGAGAACCCGCTATTGTCTATTTTCATAAGAAATATTGGTTTAACATCATTGCCATGATTCGTGAAAACGGCGTATCCTATTACTGCAATCTAGCAAGCCCTTTCGTTCTTGACAACGAAGCTCTCAAATACATTGACTACGATCTCGATGTCAAAGTCTTTGTCGATGGAGAAAAACGCTTATTAGATGTTGACGAATATGAACGTCATCGTAGACAGATGAATTATCCAACCGATATTGATTTTATTCTTAAAGAAAATGTCAAAATCCTTGTAGACTGGATTAACAACAAACGCGGTCCCTTCTCTCAAGCCTATGTCAATATTTGGTACAAACGATATTTAGAACTACGAAATCGTTAA
- the recX gene encoding recombination regulator RecX, whose protein sequence is MKITKLEKKKRLYLLELDKEQQLYITEDTIVRFMLSKDKDITPEELIQIQAFAQLSYGKNLALYYLSFKQRTRKEVQLYLEKYELEPSIIPKILNNLETDNWINDSKYVETFLYQNQLSGDKGPQVLKQKLSQKGIPLSLIEEELQKIDFMPIAERVVQKIWKTYASKLPHKALQDKLVQSLMTKGFPYTQAKAAQHSLELTSDESLDEELLQKELEKQYRKYSRKYDGYELKQRLIQALMRKGYDYQQIKSALREFL, encoded by the coding sequence ATGAAAATTACAAAACTTGAAAAGAAAAAACGACTCTACCTCCTCGAACTAGATAAGGAACAGCAACTCTACATTACAGAAGATACCATTGTTCGTTTCATGCTCAGCAAAGACAAGGACATCACACCAGAAGAACTAATCCAAATTCAAGCCTTTGCCCAGTTATCCTACGGAAAAAATCTCGCACTCTACTATCTCTCCTTCAAACAACGTACCCGCAAGGAAGTCCAACTCTATTTGGAGAAATACGAGCTTGAACCAAGTATTATCCCCAAAATTCTTAACAATCTTGAAACTGACAATTGGATCAACGACTCAAAATACGTCGAAACCTTTCTTTACCAAAACCAATTATCTGGCGACAAGGGCCCACAAGTGCTCAAACAAAAACTCTCTCAAAAAGGTATCCCCCTCTCACTCATTGAAGAAGAACTCCAAAAGATTGATTTTATGCCAATTGCAGAGCGTGTTGTCCAAAAAATCTGGAAAACATATGCTAGTAAACTTCCTCATAAAGCCTTACAGGATAAGTTAGTCCAATCATTGATGACAAAAGGATTTCCCTATACGCAAGCTAAGGCTGCTCAACACTCTCTCGAATTAACATCCGATGAAAGCCTAGATGAAGAACTCCTTCAAAAAGAACTTGAAAAACAATACCGCAAATATAGTCGCAAATACGACGGTTATGAATTGAAGCAACGCTTAATACAAGCTCTCATGCGCAAAGGTTACGATTACCAGCAAATAAAAAGTGCCTTACGCGAATTTCTCTGA
- the rlmD gene encoding 23S rRNA (uracil(1939)-C(5))-methyltransferase RlmD, whose product MSIQVKQRFVLKIKRMGINGEGIGFYQKTLVFVPGALKGEEVYCQVTAVKRNFVEARLLKVNRPSKFRVEPECPLYEACGGCQIMHLRYDRQLDFKTDLLQQALKKFQPAGFEEYEIRPTIGMKEPKYYRAKLQFQTRLTKGKVQAGLYAEHSHRLIAIQDCLVQDQVTQAVINQVTVLLTKHRIPIYDERRVGGIRTVMVRRARETGQIQLIFVTSSQVNLTRLVKELVEEFPQIVTVAVNWHTKKSSEIYGDRTEIIWGQEAIRESVLDYTFSLSPRAFYQLNPEQTEILYGEAVKALDIQGHEQLIDAYCGVGTIGFAFAKKVKSLRGMDIIPEAIEDAKRNATALGLDNAHYEAGLAEEIIPRWYKEGYRADALIVDPPRTGLDERLLETIVRYQPEKMVYVSCNVSTLARDLVQLAKVYQVDYIQSVDMFPHTARTECVVKLSKRQVSK is encoded by the coding sequence ATGAGTATACAAGTAAAACAACGGTTTGTCCTAAAGATTAAGCGAATGGGGATTAATGGCGAAGGAATTGGTTTTTATCAGAAGACCTTGGTTTTTGTTCCTGGAGCTTTAAAGGGTGAGGAAGTCTATTGTCAGGTGACGGCTGTCAAACGAAATTTTGTTGAGGCTCGCTTGCTCAAGGTCAATCGTCCTTCCAAGTTTCGAGTAGAGCCAGAATGCCCTTTATATGAGGCATGTGGTGGCTGTCAAATCATGCATTTGCGATATGATCGTCAGTTGGACTTTAAAACAGATTTGTTGCAACAAGCACTGAAGAAATTTCAACCAGCTGGTTTTGAAGAGTATGAGATTCGGCCTACAATTGGGATGAAAGAGCCGAAATATTACCGCGCAAAATTACAGTTTCAAACGCGTTTGACCAAAGGGAAGGTGCAGGCTGGCTTGTATGCGGAGCATTCTCATCGCTTGATTGCCATTCAGGACTGTTTAGTACAGGATCAGGTGACGCAGGCTGTGATTAATCAGGTGACTGTTTTGCTAACCAAGCACCGGATTCCGATTTACGATGAGCGCCGTGTGGGAGGCATTCGGACTGTCATGGTAAGGCGAGCTCGGGAGACTGGTCAGATTCAGTTGATTTTTGTGACTTCTAGTCAGGTGAATCTCACTCGCTTAGTAAAAGAACTTGTGGAAGAATTTCCCCAAATTGTGACGGTAGCTGTCAATTGGCACACCAAGAAGTCCAGTGAGATTTATGGCGATAGGACGGAAATTATTTGGGGTCAGGAGGCTATTCGTGAGTCTGTCTTGGATTATACATTTTCTCTTTCTCCACGTGCTTTTTACCAGTTGAATCCAGAGCAGACAGAAATTCTATATGGAGAAGCGGTTAAGGCGCTAGATATTCAAGGTCATGAGCAGTTGATTGATGCCTATTGTGGTGTAGGGACGATTGGCTTTGCCTTTGCAAAAAAGGTGAAGAGTTTGCGTGGAATGGATATTATTCCAGAAGCCATTGAGGATGCAAAACGCAATGCGACAGCGCTCGGATTAGACAATGCCCACTATGAAGCAGGACTGGCTGAGGAGATTATCCCGCGTTGGTATAAGGAAGGCTATCGGGCTGATGCCCTCATTGTTGATCCGCCAAGGACAGGATTAGATGAGCGATTACTTGAAACCATTGTGCGTTATCAACCAGAAAAAATGGTTTATGTGTCTTGTAATGTATCAACCTTGGCTCGTGATTTGGTTCAGCTAGCAAAGGTCTATCAAGTAGATTATATTCAGTCAGTCGATATGTTCCCCCATACTGCAAGGACCGAGTGCGTTGTGAAGCTGTCCAAACGACAGGTCAGCAAATAA
- a CDS encoding DUF2798 domain-containing protein: MPKNVKEAFLFTVLMCGFMVLGMSCWNLFLVGRLSWSSVVMGFGPAFLVAFTLDTLLVGPIAKAAAFKVLNRLPNPVKDWQKILTISGTMAFCMVSMMSLYGLIVNGVPISFATYRVAWLSNALMAFPLNFLVAGPLARLLFRQMLFLVSSRPEGV, translated from the coding sequence ATGCCCAAAAATGTAAAAGAAGCCTTCCTGTTTACCGTGTTAATGTGTGGTTTTATGGTACTTGGAATGAGCTGTTGGAATCTGTTTTTAGTTGGAAGACTGTCATGGAGTTCCGTTGTGATGGGGTTTGGCCCTGCTTTTCTTGTCGCTTTTACCTTAGATACGTTGCTAGTTGGACCAATCGCTAAAGCGGCTGCTTTTAAGGTGTTAAATCGATTACCAAATCCTGTAAAAGATTGGCAAAAAATTCTCACTATTTCAGGGACAATGGCCTTTTGTATGGTTAGTATGATGTCTTTATATGGTTTGATTGTAAATGGAGTTCCTATTAGCTTTGCGACTTATCGAGTTGCTTGGTTGAGTAATGCCCTGATGGCTTTCCCGCTGAATTTTTTGGTTGCAGGACCGCTCGCACGATTATTATTCAGGCAAATGCTGTTTCTTGTCTCTTCACGACCAGAGGGAGTCTAG
- a CDS encoding GntR family transcriptional regulator, which yields MADLSNTKPLYLQLVETLETEIREKLEANEKLLSERELTQVYGVSRITVRLALQELEKRGLVYKVHGKGTFVSEVSHQAVDLSMAYSFTDQMRRVGRVPKTQILSFEKIQATDYLAQRLQVAVDDPVFELERLRLADGIPMMLERTYVPAVLFESLSEKELQVKPLYEIFAEDFEQVIRLAEEEFYASIALENEARLLDIQNGDAVLHLIRKTYNDKNRIIEYTFSIARADQFRYKISHTRGEQDSSKLK from the coding sequence ATGGCTGATTTATCAAATACAAAGCCTCTTTATCTTCAACTAGTGGAGACACTTGAAACAGAGATTCGAGAGAAGCTAGAGGCGAATGAGAAACTACTTTCTGAGAGAGAATTAACACAGGTTTACGGGGTCAGTCGTATTACGGTTCGTTTGGCCTTGCAAGAGTTAGAAAAACGTGGCTTGGTGTATAAGGTGCACGGTAAGGGAACTTTTGTGTCAGAAGTGAGTCATCAAGCAGTTGATTTGTCAATGGCCTATAGTTTTACAGATCAAATGAGACGTGTTGGTCGTGTTCCGAAAACGCAGATTTTATCTTTTGAGAAGATTCAGGCGACTGATTATTTAGCGCAGCGATTACAGGTAGCAGTTGATGATCCTGTTTTTGAATTGGAACGCCTCCGATTAGCTGACGGTATTCCAATGATGTTGGAGCGAACGTATGTACCAGCAGTCCTATTTGAATCTCTTTCTGAAAAGGAATTGCAGGTAAAGCCCTTATATGAAATTTTTGCAGAAGATTTTGAACAGGTGATTCGCTTGGCAGAAGAGGAATTTTATGCTAGTATTGCGCTTGAAAATGAGGCTCGTTTACTTGATATTCAAAATGGAGATGCGGTTTTGCATTTGATTCGTAAGACTTATAATGATAAAAATCGTATCATTGAGTATACTTTTAGTATTGCACGGGCCGATCAGTTTCGATATAAGATTAGCCATACGCGTGGAGAACAGGATTCATCTAAACTCAAATAA
- a CDS encoding GntR family transcriptional regulator yields MKIPKYQQIQNDLRQQIISGKFENGDKFYTEAELTKLYSVSSITVIRAVNELVKDGYLVRQQGKGTFVSRSRKGKLVEFSDIEVFPLEQDSVQVLACEKGNDPRILETLQLDKNDYYYKISRIRSVGDTPYIYHQSYIPARYLQQPEAPLEHFQSIYQRFKLDFNLHMSEELYSETNEVVFPAPKEVQKHLQLKSKEPVILQIRTTKRTGSEEVLEYIETYKHWKFFKFEIVANKH; encoded by the coding sequence ATGAAGATTCCCAAATATCAACAAATACAAAATGACCTACGTCAACAAATCATCTCAGGAAAATTTGAAAATGGTGATAAATTTTATACCGAAGCTGAGCTCACAAAACTCTATAGCGTTAGCTCTATCACTGTTATCCGTGCTGTAAATGAATTAGTCAAGGACGGCTATCTAGTCCGGCAACAAGGAAAGGGTACCTTCGTATCTCGCTCTCGCAAGGGGAAATTGGTTGAGTTTTCCGATATTGAAGTCTTCCCACTTGAGCAAGATAGTGTGCAAGTATTAGCCTGTGAAAAAGGCAATGATCCTCGTATCCTTGAAACCCTTCAATTGGATAAAAATGACTATTACTACAAAATTAGCCGCATTCGCTCTGTAGGCGATACGCCTTATATCTATCACCAGTCCTACATTCCTGCTCGTTACCTCCAGCAACCAGAAGCACCCCTAGAGCATTTCCAATCCATATACCAACGCTTCAAATTGGATTTCAATCTCCACATGTCAGAAGAATTGTATTCTGAAACAAACGAGGTAGTCTTTCCAGCACCCAAAGAAGTACAAAAACACCTGCAGCTAAAATCAAAAGAACCCGTTATCTTACAAATTCGGACAACCAAACGAACAGGCAGCGAAGAAGTCTTGGAATACATTGAAACCTATAAACATTGGAAATTCTTTAAATTTGAAATTGTTGCCAATAAACATTAA
- a CDS encoding glycoside hydrolase family 35 protein, translated as MKNFQIREDFYLDDRPFKILSGAIHYFRIHPDDWYHSLYNLKALGFNTVETYVPWNLHEPQKGAFTTEGIVDIERFLSIAQELGLYAIVRPSPYICAEWEWGGLPAWLLAEQVRVRSSDSAYLRHVEDYYAFLLPILAKHQLSQGGNILMFQVENEYGSYGEEKAYLRAIAELMRKYGLTAPFFTSDGPWRATLRAGTLIEDDILVTGNFGSKAAENFDQLQAFFDEHGKKWPLMCMEFWDGWFNRWGDEVIRRDPDELALAVMDTIERGSINLYMFHGGTNFGFMNGCSARGQVDLPQVTSYDYDAILDEAGNPTKKFYKLQELMKKSYPQLDYADPLVKEAKAYPTVSLNDKVSLFSILENVSDCQEAFYPKSMEELGQNVGYTCYRTWIEKDKLEAERLRIIDARDRVQVFLAGEKVATQYQEEIGEDIFLNQLTKETDLTILVENMGRVNYGHKLTAPTQRKGLGRGVIADLHFIGQWEMYPLPLDRLQELDFTKEWQENQPAFYRYHINVEHAQDTYLDMTGFGKGVVFVNQQNMGRFWERGPILSLYIPKGYLKKGENEIIVFETEGTYRENLRFSPEPIYKDIL; from the coding sequence GTGAAGAATTTTCAAATTCGAGAAGACTTTTACTTGGATGATCGACCGTTTAAGATTTTATCTGGGGCGATTCATTATTTTCGGATACATCCAGATGATTGGTATCATTCCCTGTATAATTTGAAAGCACTAGGTTTTAATACAGTGGAAACCTATGTTCCATGGAATTTACATGAACCCCAAAAGGGAGCTTTCACTACAGAGGGAATAGTGGACATCGAACGTTTTTTAAGCATAGCACAGGAACTTGGTCTATATGCCATTGTTCGCCCCTCACCTTACATTTGTGCAGAATGGGAGTGGGGTGGTTTACCAGCCTGGCTATTAGCAGAGCAGGTGCGTGTGCGGTCGAGTGATTCAGCTTATTTGAGGCATGTAGAAGACTATTACGCTTTCTTATTGCCGATTCTAGCTAAGCACCAATTATCACAAGGTGGCAACATCTTGATGTTCCAAGTGGAAAATGAATATGGTTCCTATGGAGAAGAAAAAGCCTACCTGAGAGCAATCGCAGAGTTGATGAGAAAGTATGGATTAACCGCACCTTTCTTCACTTCAGATGGTCCATGGAGAGCAACCTTACGAGCCGGAACACTCATTGAAGATGATATTTTGGTGACTGGCAATTTTGGTTCTAAGGCAGCTGAGAATTTTGACCAACTACAAGCCTTTTTTGATGAACATGGCAAGAAGTGGCCGCTCATGTGTATGGAATTTTGGGATGGTTGGTTCAATCGTTGGGGTGACGAAGTTATTCGCAGAGATCCAGATGAGCTAGCACTAGCGGTTATGGATACCATTGAACGAGGAAGTATTAATCTCTATATGTTCCATGGTGGAACCAACTTCGGCTTTATGAATGGTTGTTCAGCTAGAGGTCAGGTGGATTTACCACAAGTCACTTCTTATGATTATGATGCGATTTTAGATGAAGCGGGAAATCCAACTAAGAAATTTTATAAACTGCAAGAGCTGATGAAAAAAAGCTATCCGCAGCTTGATTATGCAGATCCATTGGTCAAAGAAGCCAAGGCTTATCCAACGGTATCCTTAAATGATAAGGTGAGCTTGTTTTCTATCCTTGAAAATGTAAGCGATTGCCAAGAGGCCTTTTATCCCAAATCAATGGAAGAACTTGGTCAGAATGTTGGTTATACGTGTTATCGCACGTGGATTGAGAAAGATAAGTTAGAAGCAGAGCGCTTGAGAATTATTGATGCTAGGGATCGCGTACAGGTATTTCTAGCAGGCGAGAAAGTTGCGACGCAATATCAGGAAGAAATCGGCGAAGACATCTTCTTGAATCAGCTAACCAAAGAAACAGACTTGACGATTTTAGTCGAAAATATGGGTCGTGTAAATTATGGTCATAAGTTGACCGCACCGACACAACGAAAAGGACTAGGTCGTGGAGTTATAGCAGATTTACACTTTATTGGCCAGTGGGAGATGTATCCCCTACCACTAGATAGGCTTCAGGAGCTGGATTTTACCAAAGAATGGCAAGAAAATCAGCCAGCCTTCTATCGCTACCATATCAATGTGGAGCATGCTCAAGATACCTATCTTGATATGACTGGTTTTGGAAAAGGTGTTGTCTTTGTAAATCAACAAAATATGGGTCGTTTCTGGGAACGAGGACCAATCCTTTCCCTCTATATACCAAAAGGATACTTAAAGAAAGGAGAAAATGAAATTATTGTCTTCGAAACTGAAGGCACATATAGAGAGAATCTTCGTTTCTCACCAGAACCTATCTATAAAGATATATTATAA
- a CDS encoding PTS system mannose/fructose/N-acetylgalactosamine-transporter subunit IIB, giving the protein MAIIGVRIDGRLIHGQVANLWTTKLNISRIMVVDNDVVNNDIEKSGLKLACPPGVKLSVLPVEKAAANILAGKYDSQRLFIVAKRPAPILGLVEQGVTIPELNVGNMSQSPETRSVTRSVNVVDEDIKVFDELHAKGVNLIHQMVPGDTAKDFLPLLAKVR; this is encoded by the coding sequence ATGGCAATTATAGGAGTTCGTATTGATGGCCGGTTGATCCACGGACAGGTAGCCAACCTTTGGACTACAAAATTAAATATTTCACGGATTATGGTAGTAGACAATGATGTTGTCAACAATGACATTGAAAAATCTGGTTTGAAATTAGCCTGCCCACCAGGTGTGAAATTGTCTGTTTTACCAGTTGAAAAAGCGGCAGCAAACATTTTAGCAGGGAAATATGATTCCCAACGTCTCTTTATCGTTGCAAAACGTCCAGCTCCAATCTTGGGCTTGGTCGAACAGGGCGTGACGATTCCAGAATTGAATGTTGGAAATATGTCTCAGTCACCTGAAACACGTTCTGTCACTCGTTCAGTAAACGTTGTGGATGAAGATATTAAGGTCTTTGATGAATTGCATGCTAAAGGCGTGAACTTGATTCATCAAATGGTTCCAGGTGATACTGCGAAAGACTTCTTACCATTGCTTGCGAAGGTGAGATAA
- a CDS encoding PTS mannose/fructose/sorbose/N-acetylgalactosamine transporter subunit IIC, whose amino-acid sequence MIQWWQILLLTLYSAYQICDELTIVSSAGSPMFAGFITGLVMGDLKTGLLIGSALQLVVLGVGTFGGASRIDATSGAVLATAFSVAQGIDAEIAISTIGVPVAGLLTYADILGRFTTTYFAHRVDAAIERFDYKAIERNYLLGALPWAASRAVPVFLALAFGGALVETMVTTIELPQYKWIAAGLTLAARMLPGLGFAILLHYLPLKRNLHYLAAGFGITAMLSVLYGNVASLGGAVAGAVEGFNGNFKGLSMIGIAIIGILLAVLHYQNARRTVAAPTTSTVESGEIEDDEI is encoded by the coding sequence ATGATTCAATGGTGGCAAATTCTTTTACTTACCTTGTACTCAGCTTATCAAATCTGTGATGAGTTGACCATCGTATCATCTGCCGGCTCACCAATGTTTGCGGGCTTCATCACAGGACTTGTAATGGGAGATTTGAAAACAGGTCTGTTGATTGGTTCAGCTTTGCAATTGGTGGTACTTGGTGTCGGTACCTTTGGTGGTGCTTCTCGTATCGACGCAACGTCTGGTGCGGTGTTGGCAACTGCCTTCTCAGTAGCACAAGGAATTGATGCTGAAATTGCGATTTCAACAATCGGTGTTCCAGTAGCGGGTCTTTTGACTTATGCAGATATCCTTGGTCGCTTCACAACTACTTACTTTGCTCACCGTGTGGATGCTGCGATTGAACGTTTTGACTATAAAGCAATTGAACGCAATTATCTCTTAGGTGCGCTTCCTTGGGCAGCTTCTCGTGCTGTTCCTGTCTTCCTTGCTCTTGCCTTTGGTGGTGCTCTTGTTGAAACCATGGTGACAACAATTGAGTTACCTCAATACAAATGGATTGCAGCCGGTTTAACTCTTGCAGCTCGTATGCTTCCAGGTCTTGGATTTGCAATCTTGCTTCACTATCTTCCACTTAAACGCAACCTTCACTACCTCGCAGCAGGTTTTGGTATCACGGCAATGTTGTCTGTACTTTATGGAAACGTAGCATCATTGGGTGGTGCAGTTGCTGGTGCTGTTGAAGGCTTTAATGGAAACTTCAAAGGTTTGTCTATGATTGGTATTGCGATTATCGGTATCTTGTTGGCAGTGCTTCACTATCAAAATGCACGTCGTACCGTAGCTGCGCCTACCACATCAACTGTAGAAAGTGGGGAAATTGAAGATGATGAAATCTAA
- a CDS encoding PTS system mannose/fructose/sorbose family transporter subunit IID: MMKSNYRLTKEDFNQINKRSLFTYQLGWNYERMQASGYLYMLLPQLRKMYGDGTPELQEMMRLHTQFFNTSPFFHTIIAGFDLALEEEQGIAAKDAVNGIKTGLMGPFAPLGDSIFGSLVPAIMGTIAASMAAGGNIVGVVGIALWVGAAVVYDIFRWKQLEFAYKEGVKLVTTMRDTLNALVDAASVLGVFMMGALIATMINVEVTAPFHVGEKMIDVQDLLNLIFPRLLPAIITGAIFWLLGRKGMTSTKAILLIIVAALAMSAFGYFVFGMGV, encoded by the coding sequence ATGATGAAATCTAATTACAGACTTACAAAAGAAGATTTTAATCAAATTAACAAACGTAGTTTATTTACTTACCAATTAGGCTGGAACTATGAGCGGATGCAGGCTTCAGGCTATCTATACATGCTCTTGCCTCAACTTCGTAAAATGTACGGAGATGGTACTCCTGAACTACAAGAAATGATGCGTTTGCACACTCAATTCTTTAATACTTCACCATTCTTCCACACTATTATCGCAGGTTTCGACCTTGCCTTGGAAGAAGAACAAGGTATCGCAGCAAAAGATGCGGTTAATGGTATCAAGACAGGTCTCATGGGACCATTTGCTCCACTTGGTGACTCTATCTTTGGTTCACTTGTTCCAGCCATTATGGGTACAATTGCAGCGTCAATGGCAGCAGGTGGTAACATTGTTGGTGTCGTTGGTATTGCCCTTTGGGTAGGAGCAGCGGTTGTCTATGATATCTTCCGTTGGAAACAGTTGGAATTTGCCTACAAAGAAGGTGTGAAATTGGTAACCACCATGCGTGATACCTTGAATGCCCTTGTTGATGCAGCTTCTGTTCTTGGGGTATTCATGATGGGTGCCTTGATTGCAACCATGATTAACGTTGAAGTAACAGCGCCATTCCACGTTGGTGAAAAGATGATTGATGTGCAAGACTTGCTTAACCTCATCTTCCCACGCTTGTTGCCAGCTATCATTACAGGTGCTATCTTCTGGTTGCTTGGTCGTAAAGGTATGACTTCTACAAAAGCAATCTTGCTGATTATTGTAGCAGCACTTGCAATGTCTGCATTTGGTTACTTTGTATTCGGAATGGGAGTATAA